From the genome of Rhodothermales bacterium, one region includes:
- a CDS encoding glycosyltransferase: MGVFAAILLGSGLVYALAIGSFAVGFRRVVREREDGPSPRPHLHTSTPPHVTVIVPARDEAASITACLDSIFAGDYPEDRFEVLVVDDLSGDATPDLVRRAMARYNEAAIPAGFESDDEPPRLRLISMPENEDRARAHKKRAIEKGIEHARGEIILTTDADCTVPPGWIRTMAATFDDGTALVSGPVLYPTGSPAADVAALEFLGLVAVGAGAIGIGRPNLCNGANVAYRRDVFHDLGGFSGIDHLTSGDDELLMQKIAYTTDWRVRFCPDPNAAVLTDAPDSPGAFFEQRRRWASKGAHYPHPALVALIGAIYTFYVVLLGGLLALPFVPGLALPLLTGFALKALPEAALLGPACRHFGRARLMAYFLPAQLLHLPYIVAMGAAGALGGYEWKGRRIDR; the protein is encoded by the coding sequence ATGGGCGTATTCGCGGCGATCCTGCTTGGGTCGGGGTTGGTCTACGCCCTCGCGATCGGCAGTTTCGCCGTCGGCTTCCGCCGCGTCGTGCGGGAAAGGGAGGACGGGCCCTCCCCACGTCCACACCTCCACACGTCCACACCCCCACACGTTACCGTCATCGTTCCGGCGCGCGACGAAGCGGCGTCGATCACCGCCTGCCTCGACTCGATCTTCGCCGGGGACTACCCCGAGGACCGCTTCGAAGTCCTCGTCGTCGACGACCTCTCGGGCGACGCGACGCCGGACCTCGTGCGTCGGGCGATGGCGCGCTACAACGAGGCCGCCATCCCGGCCGGGTTCGAATCGGACGATGAGCCACCGCGCCTCCGTCTCATCTCGATGCCGGAGAACGAGGACCGCGCCCGCGCCCACAAAAAGCGCGCGATCGAGAAAGGCATCGAGCACGCGCGCGGCGAGATCATCCTCACGACCGACGCCGACTGCACGGTCCCCCCCGGCTGGATTCGGACGATGGCCGCGACGTTCGACGACGGCACGGCGCTCGTCTCCGGGCCGGTGCTCTACCCGACCGGCAGTCCGGCCGCGGACGTGGCGGCGCTCGAATTCCTCGGGCTCGTCGCCGTCGGCGCGGGCGCGATCGGGATCGGCCGGCCGAACCTGTGCAACGGGGCGAACGTGGCGTACCGCAGGGACGTGTTCCACGACCTCGGCGGGTTTAGCGGGATCGACCACCTGACCTCGGGCGACGACGAACTGCTGATGCAGAAGATCGCGTACACGACGGACTGGCGCGTCCGCTTCTGCCCCGACCCCAACGCCGCCGTGCTGACGGATGCGCCGGACAGCCCCGGCGCCTTCTTCGAGCAGCGCCGCCGGTGGGCGTCGAAGGGCGCGCACTACCCGCACCCCGCGCTCGTCGCGCTCATCGGGGCGATCTACACGTTCTACGTCGTGCTCCTCGGCGGCCTGCTCGCGCTGCCGTTCGTGCCGGGGCTGGCGCTCCCGCTGCTGACCGGGTTCGCGCTCAAAGCCCTCCCCGAAGCGGCCCTGCTCGGCCCTGCGTGTCGCCATTTCGGACGCGCTCGGTTGATGGCGTACTTCCTCCCCGCTCAACTCCTCCACCTCCCGTACATCGTGGCGATGGGCGCGGCCGGCGCCCTCGGCGGCTACGAGTGGAAGGGCCGGCGGATCGACCGATGA
- a CDS encoding lysylphosphatidylglycerol synthase transmembrane domain-containing protein, translating into MRSFAFFVLKLVLAVATVVYVAHLVDGEEILAATRTANGWWIAAALALLPANVGLEAYRWHRLVRRIAPDVRFAETLAAVLSGYPLGLVTPGRLGDYAGRAFYLRDAPAWELAALTFAERMATLACSLVVGLAALVPFLLTRTDVPALAWATVLGVGLVGTAAFVYLLLHPRIARRLLALVVPQRFAHRLAFLDAFDRRDARSLLALSAVRYGIFSAQFVFLVFAFAPAASWLAAAGGVALVFFAKSAIPSFTLADLGIREGAAVYFMGALGIAAAAAFNAAFLLFCVNLLLPSLVGLPFVLKLRLTPDDGPVPAPVEVRS; encoded by the coding sequence GTGCGCTCGTTCGCCTTCTTCGTCCTCAAGCTCGTCCTCGCCGTCGCGACGGTCGTGTACGTGGCGCACCTCGTGGACGGCGAGGAGATCCTCGCGGCGACGCGGACGGCGAACGGGTGGTGGATCGCGGCGGCGCTCGCGCTCCTGCCCGCGAACGTAGGGCTGGAGGCGTACCGCTGGCACCGGCTCGTGCGACGGATCGCGCCCGACGTGCGCTTCGCGGAGACGCTCGCGGCCGTGCTCAGCGGCTACCCGCTCGGGCTCGTCACACCCGGCCGCCTCGGCGACTACGCGGGCCGCGCCTTCTACCTCCGCGACGCCCCGGCGTGGGAGCTGGCCGCGCTCACGTTCGCCGAGCGCATGGCGACGCTCGCGTGCAGCCTCGTCGTCGGCCTCGCCGCCCTCGTCCCGTTCCTGCTGACGCGGACCGATGTGCCGGCGCTCGCGTGGGCGACGGTGCTCGGCGTTGGACTCGTCGGCACGGCGGCGTTCGTCTACCTCCTGCTGCACCCGCGCATCGCCCGACGGCTCCTCGCGCTCGTCGTCCCGCAGCGTTTCGCGCACCGCCTCGCCTTCCTCGACGCCTTCGACCGGCGCGATGCGCGGTCGCTCCTCGCGCTCTCGGCCGTCCGCTACGGCATCTTCTCGGCGCAGTTCGTCTTCCTCGTCTTCGCCTTCGCCCCGGCGGCGAGCTGGCTGGCGGCGGCGGGCGGCGTGGCGCTCGTGTTCTTCGCCAAGAGCGCGATCCCGTCGTTCACGCTCGCCGACCTCGGCATCCGCGAGGGCGCGGCGGTCTACTTCATGGGCGCGCTCGGGATCGCGGCGGCGGCGGCGTTCAACGCGGCGTTCCTGCTGTTCTGCGTCAACCTCCTGCTGCCGTCGCTCGTCGGCCTGCCGTTCGTGCTGAAGCTGCGGCTGACGCCGGACGACGGCCCCGTGCCCGCGCCGGTGGAGGTCCGCTCGTGA
- the purD gene encoding phosphoribosylamine--glycine ligase: MHVLIIGGGGREHALCYALARSPRRPTLTCAPGNAGTAALATNVALDASDVDGLLAFAQEHAVDLTIVGPEAPLVAGLVDRFEAAGLAVVGPTAAAAQLEGSKQFAKAFMERHGIPTAASRSFTANDYDAAVAYVEAGSFPVVLKADGLAAGKGVHICESADAARASLREMLLDEAYGEAGATVVVEEFMRGEEASVFVLTDGADYVLLPPAQDHKRIGEGDTGPNTGGMGAYAPAPVVTPSVLRAVEKQVVRPVLEGMAEEGTPYRGVLYVGLMMTDEGPKVVEFNCRFGDPEAQVILPLVASDVVDLFEALGAHRLGEVDVTVAEETAACVVLASAGYPGAYPKGHAISGFDAVPKDTVVFHAGTAERDGEIVTAGGRVLGVTGFGPDLQHALDAAYAGVDALHFEGVQFRRDIGQKGLGRAAEAKQAVAE, encoded by the coding sequence ATGCACGTCCTGATCATCGGCGGCGGCGGGCGCGAGCACGCGCTGTGCTACGCCCTCGCCCGCAGCCCCCGCCGCCCCACGCTCACCTGCGCCCCCGGCAACGCGGGCACTGCCGCGCTCGCCACGAACGTCGCGCTCGACGCGAGCGACGTGGACGGCCTCCTCGCCTTCGCACAAGAGCATGCCGTCGACCTCACGATCGTCGGGCCGGAGGCGCCGCTCGTGGCCGGGCTCGTGGACCGGTTCGAGGCCGCCGGCCTCGCCGTCGTGGGCCCGACGGCGGCGGCGGCGCAGCTCGAAGGGAGCAAGCAGTTCGCCAAAGCCTTCATGGAGCGCCACGGCATCCCGACCGCCGCGTCGCGCTCGTTCACGGCGAACGACTACGACGCGGCCGTCGCCTACGTCGAGGCCGGTTCGTTCCCCGTCGTGCTGAAGGCGGATGGGCTCGCGGCGGGCAAAGGCGTCCACATCTGCGAGAGCGCCGACGCGGCCCGCGCGTCGCTCCGCGAGATGCTGCTCGACGAGGCTTACGGCGAGGCCGGCGCGACGGTCGTCGTCGAAGAGTTCATGCGCGGCGAGGAGGCCAGCGTCTTCGTGCTCACCGACGGGGCCGACTACGTCCTCCTCCCGCCCGCGCAGGACCACAAACGCATCGGCGAGGGCGACACGGGGCCGAACACGGGCGGGATGGGGGCCTACGCGCCCGCGCCCGTCGTGACGCCGTCGGTGCTCCGCGCCGTCGAAAAACAGGTCGTGCGACCCGTGCTCGAAGGCATGGCCGAGGAGGGGACGCCGTACCGTGGCGTGCTCTACGTCGGGCTGATGATGACGGACGAGGGGCCGAAGGTCGTCGAGTTCAACTGCCGCTTCGGCGATCCCGAGGCCCAGGTCATCCTCCCGCTCGTCGCCTCCGACGTGGTCGACCTCTTCGAAGCGCTCGGCGCGCATCGTCTCGGCGAGGTCGACGTGACCGTAGCCGAGGAGACGGCGGCGTGCGTCGTCCTCGCCTCGGCGGGCTACCCGGGCGCGTATCCGAAAGGCCACGCGATCTCCGGCTTCGACGCCGTGCCGAAGGACACCGTCGTGTTCCACGCGGGCACGGCCGAGCGCGACGGCGAGATCGTGACGGCCGGGGGCCGCGTGCTCGGCGTGACCGGCTTCGGGCCGGATCTGCAGCACGCGCTCGACGCGGCCTACGCCGGGGTCGACGCGCTCCACTTCGAGGGCGTGCAGTTCCGCCGCGACATCGGGCAGAAGGGGCTTGGCCGCGCCGCCGAGGCGAAGCAGGCCGTCGCGGAATGA
- a CDS encoding tRNA-binding protein, with protein sequence MTDSPAEITFDDFLRVELHVGTVRSAALNPKARVPAYVLEIDFGPLGTRTSSAQLTERYAADDLVGRQVIAVLNFPPKRVAGVKSEVLVLGAVGDAAGTTLLTLTHPVADGTRVA encoded by the coding sequence ATGACCGATTCGCCCGCCGAGATCACGTTCGACGACTTTCTCCGCGTGGAGCTTCACGTCGGGACGGTGCGGAGCGCGGCGCTGAACCCGAAGGCGCGCGTGCCGGCGTACGTGTTAGAGATCGACTTCGGCCCGCTCGGGACGCGGACGAGTTCGGCGCAGCTTACGGAGCGGTACGCGGCGGACGACCTCGTCGGGCGGCAGGTCATCGCCGTGCTCAACTTCCCGCCGAAGCGGGTGGCGGGCGTGAAGTCCGAGGTGCTCGTGCTCGGCGCCGTGGGCGATGCGGCGGGCACGACGCTGCTCACCCTCACGCATCCCGTCGCCGACGGCACACGCGTGGCGTGA
- a CDS encoding PA domain-containing protein: MRTIRISALLFALAPALALAQGPDSIRVEHNGVQYPGYGATFGARFPQPGTTIGPDTLVHVAGSGETAPAGQGCDPLVNADEVEGNIAMVERGTCTFVLKVQNAVAAGAAAVIVYNDVDDKPGIVVMGGECEPDVCSVPAVFISYRSGLNILAELESPKIVTLIPIRVTEPPPPPSVGTHNTGVVQFDVTDYGFLGTDAQFDGTGFVFNGEQGLFVSSVLVGIDGEVVSNPYRGGSEWTAVSEVTPIAPPFPAPFDHFDQGFVTAFENADLGIRVMERSYSRENDPYVIVKLEVENISGSDISDAYLGLFADFDAGTTWDDDAAGFEQNLNLVYVFDPVEAAPFFGLVAITAPDLSGYSTVAATADDAQLWEALTSEVEISPDPAQRAVVIGTGPYAIAAGTNAVALFAFVGGTDIEDLLVTAQGFFVIIDSAEATTPEGTFVLGSAYPNPFAQGTTIPFDLPTAQRVRLAVYDVLGREVAVLVDGPRPAGEQAVAFDAAALPSGVYLVRLEAGAMRLTQALTVVR, encoded by the coding sequence ATGCGCACGATTCGAATCTCTGCCCTCCTCTTCGCGCTCGCTCCGGCACTCGCCCTCGCGCAAGGCCCAGACAGCATCCGCGTCGAGCACAACGGGGTTCAATATCCTGGCTACGGGGCCACGTTCGGTGCCCGATTCCCTCAGCCAGGCACTACCATTGGCCCCGATACCCTCGTGCACGTCGCCGGGAGTGGCGAGACGGCGCCGGCCGGTCAGGGCTGCGATCCGCTCGTCAACGCGGACGAGGTGGAAGGGAACATCGCCATGGTCGAGCGCGGCACGTGCACCTTCGTGCTGAAAGTCCAGAACGCGGTAGCGGCTGGAGCCGCGGCTGTCATCGTCTATAATGACGTGGATGACAAACCCGGTATCGTCGTGATGGGTGGGGAGTGCGAGCCCGATGTGTGCTCGGTCCCTGCTGTATTTATCTCCTACCGAAGTGGGCTTAACATCCTCGCCGAATTAGAGTCTCCCAAGATCGTCACGCTTATTCCGATCCGGGTCACGGAGCCCCCGCCGCCCCCCTCCGTCGGCACCCACAACACGGGCGTCGTACAGTTCGACGTGACCGACTATGGGTTTCTCGGTACCGATGCCCAGTTCGACGGGACGGGCTTCGTCTTCAACGGCGAGCAGGGGCTGTTCGTCAGCAGCGTGCTCGTCGGCATCGACGGGGAGGTGGTGTCGAACCCCTACCGCGGCGGGTCCGAGTGGACGGCGGTATCGGAGGTCACGCCGATCGCGCCTCCGTTCCCAGCTCCGTTCGACCATTTCGACCAGGGCTTCGTGACGGCGTTCGAGAACGCAGACCTCGGCATTCGCGTGATGGAGCGCTCGTACTCGCGGGAGAACGATCCCTACGTGATCGTCAAACTTGAGGTGGAAAACATCTCGGGCAGCGACATCTCGGACGCCTACCTCGGTCTCTTCGCGGATTTCGATGCGGGGACGACGTGGGACGACGACGCGGCGGGGTTCGAGCAGAATCTCAACCTCGTGTATGTCTTCGACCCAGTTGAGGCTGCGCCCTTCTTCGGCCTAGTGGCCATCACAGCGCCGGACCTCTCCGGGTACAGTACCGTCGCCGCAACGGCCGACGACGCCCAACTCTGGGAAGCGCTCACGTCAGAAGTAGAGATCAGCCCCGACCCTGCCCAGCGCGCGGTCGTGATCGGCACCGGGCCCTACGCGATCGCGGCGGGGACGAACGCTGTGGCACTCTTCGCCTTCGTCGGCGGTACGGACATCGAGGATCTCCTCGTCACCGCACAGGGCTTCTTTGTCATTATCGATTCTGCGGAGGCGACGACGCCGGAGGGCACGTTCGTCCTCGGGTCTGCCTACCCGAACCCGTTCGCGCAGGGCACAACGATCCCGTTCGACCTCCCGACGGCGCAACGCGTACGCCTCGCCGTCTACGACGTGCTCGGGCGCGAGGTGGCCGTCCTCGTCGACGGGCCGCGCCCGGCCGGGGAGCAGGCGGTGGCGTTCGACGCGGCGGCGCTGCCGAGCGGGGTGTACCTCGTACGGCTCGAAGCAGGGGCGATGCGGCTCACCCAGGCACTCACCGTCGTCCGCTAG
- a CDS encoding PA domain-containing protein — MTTVRYALLVFSTLAPALALAQGADTVNVEVAGATYGAWGANFGPRFPSGLVIGPDTLVHVAGTGETAPAEQGCDPLTNADDVAGNVAMVLRGTCTFVVKVQNAAAAGAVAVVVYNDDRNGNEDESLVQMGGDCDEEEGCTIRAVFISRASGLAILTELDFPKIVTLYSARLCEPTGNALSTGPVTTFLYSNGFVGAAPNVFCNSGFRFHGAEGGENGLAVASVLVGQASETDTTVTGSPYVSESEYEWGSLDFVAPPFAPPFENFDRALTASYASAQGVVASAYTREGDAFIVLDLGVTNTTDGDLAGIYVGLFADWEVGDAGQNLGGFDASTNLLYVYDDSGTSENYFGVAALDVDGVSGWTLATDEDATDPSLFAGLTMQGEALSEPQDARTVVGVGPFDLAPGDAVNARFAMLAGTGLSDIVASAAAAQAAVTVAAEDGVPEEAFALDAAYPNPSADRTTIPFTLPTAQRVRLAVYDVLGREVAVLVDGARPAGEQAVTFDASALLSGVYVARLEAGTVQLTQRVTVVR; from the coding sequence ATGACAACCGTCCGCTACGCGCTGCTCGTCTTTTCCACCCTCGCGCCGGCGCTAGCCCTCGCGCAAGGGGCGGATACCGTCAACGTCGAAGTCGCCGGCGCGACGTATGGTGCTTGGGGAGCCAACTTCGGTCCCCGGTTCCCGAGCGGCCTGGTCATTGGACCCGACACGCTCGTCCATGTCGCGGGAACGGGCGAGACTGCTCCGGCCGAGCAGGGCTGCGATCCGCTCACCAACGCGGACGACGTCGCCGGCAACGTCGCGATGGTTCTGCGGGGCACGTGCACCTTCGTGGTGAAGGTGCAGAACGCCGCCGCGGCGGGGGCCGTGGCCGTCGTGGTCTACAACGACGACCGCAATGGGAACGAAGACGAGTCCCTCGTCCAGATGGGCGGTGACTGCGACGAAGAAGAGGGGTGCACGATCCGGGCGGTCTTTATCTCGCGAGCCAGCGGGCTCGCCATCCTCACCGAATTGGATTTCCCCAAGATCGTCACCCTCTACTCCGCGCGCCTCTGCGAACCCACGGGCAATGCGCTCTCCACGGGTCCCGTTACGACATTCCTCTACAGCAATGGATTCGTGGGTGCCGCGCCGAACGTGTTCTGCAACTCAGGCTTTAGGTTTCATGGAGCCGAGGGAGGAGAGAATGGTTTAGCCGTCGCTTCGGTGCTCGTCGGTCAGGCTAGCGAGACTGACACGACCGTGACGGGGAGTCCTTACGTGAGCGAGTCGGAGTACGAGTGGGGGTCTCTGGATTTCGTAGCTCCCCCATTTGCTCCTCCTTTTGAGAATTTTGACCGCGCATTGACGGCGTCGTACGCTTCGGCTCAAGGGGTAGTGGCGAGCGCATACACCAGGGAAGGAGACGCTTTCATCGTCCTCGACCTCGGCGTGACGAACACGACAGATGGCGACCTTGCTGGTATCTACGTCGGCCTCTTTGCCGACTGGGAGGTGGGCGATGCCGGGCAGAACCTCGGCGGGTTCGACGCGAGCACGAACCTCCTCTACGTCTACGATGACAGCGGCACGTCGGAGAATTACTTCGGCGTGGCGGCCCTCGACGTCGATGGGGTGTCGGGGTGGACGCTGGCGACGGACGAGGACGCCACCGATCCCAGCCTCTTCGCGGGGCTCACGATGCAGGGCGAGGCGCTGAGTGAGCCGCAGGACGCGCGCACGGTCGTCGGCGTCGGGCCGTTCGACCTCGCGCCGGGGGACGCCGTCAACGCCCGGTTCGCCATGCTCGCGGGAACGGGCCTCAGCGACATCGTCGCGAGCGCGGCGGCGGCGCAGGCGGCGGTGACGGTGGCGGCGGAGGACGGCGTGCCGGAAGAGGCCTTCGCTCTCGACGCAGCCTACCCGAACCCGTCTGCGGATCGCACGACGATCCCGTTCACGCTGCCGACGGCGCAGCGCGTCCGGCTCGCCGTCTACGACGTGCTCGGGCGCGAGGTGGCCGTGCTCGTGGACGGGGCGCGCCCGGCCGGGGAGCAGGCGGTAACGTTCGATGCATCGGCACTGCTGAGCGGTGTCTACGTCGCGCGGTTGGAAGCGGGGACGGTGCAACTCACGCAGCGGGTGACGGTCGTGCGGTGA
- a CDS encoding PP2C family protein-serine/threonine phosphatase, translating to MDHAALHPLTLRFASPDREASFRRDYYRKSVRLVRLAILLGCGQYALFGFLDAVMIPDSLAEVRVIRVVVCSLLLVLLGVTYTRAFTARTMQRIVSLVPLVAGIGAAVLAYVGQDPNGYYDYYAGLMLILFYVHALLRLRFVYATAVSWAIIGIYYLVTLLLIPTPLHVLTNNAFFLASANTSGMVASYALEFYARKLFAKNQVLDEQNRVLTAEHARKSAELDASRQLQISLLPRALPALPHADLAVHMETATEVGGDYYDVDLAEDGTLTFAIGDATGHGAEAGVMVTATKMFFACRSADDDLHEILSHASGPMKRIGQGRLFMALALGRLRGDTLELAGAGMPHALIHRAATNTVESVPLKGMPLGGFADYPYTTQALRLDPGDTVVLMSDGFPELFNDAGEMLGYGEVEAHVRAGIAGSADALIAHLRRVMADWNGGHPLRDDVTFLVLQMKPELAPSDAARPLPRQLSHVPA from the coding sequence ATGGATCACGCCGCGCTCCACCCGCTGACACTCCGCTTCGCCTCGCCCGACCGCGAAGCGAGCTTCCGGCGAGATTATTACCGGAAGTCCGTCCGGCTCGTCCGATTGGCCATCCTGCTCGGCTGCGGGCAGTACGCCCTCTTCGGCTTCCTCGACGCCGTGATGATCCCGGACTCCCTCGCCGAGGTCCGGGTGATCCGCGTGGTGGTGTGCTCCCTCCTGCTCGTCCTCCTCGGGGTGACGTACACCCGCGCGTTCACGGCGCGGACGATGCAGCGGATCGTCAGCCTCGTCCCGCTCGTGGCCGGCATCGGGGCCGCGGTCCTGGCCTACGTCGGGCAGGACCCGAACGGGTACTACGACTACTACGCGGGGCTGATGCTCATCCTGTTCTACGTCCACGCCCTCCTGCGCCTCCGCTTCGTCTACGCCACGGCGGTGAGTTGGGCCATCATCGGGATCTACTACCTCGTGACGCTCCTGCTCATCCCGACGCCGCTCCACGTCCTGACGAACAACGCGTTCTTCCTCGCGTCGGCGAACACCAGCGGGATGGTCGCCAGCTACGCCCTCGAGTTCTACGCGCGGAAGCTCTTCGCCAAGAACCAGGTGCTCGACGAGCAGAACCGCGTGCTCACGGCCGAGCACGCGCGGAAGTCGGCCGAGCTCGACGCCAGCCGCCAACTCCAGATCTCGCTCCTCCCGCGCGCCCTCCCCGCCCTCCCCCACGCCGACCTCGCCGTCCATATGGAGACCGCCACCGAAGTCGGCGGCGATTACTACGATGTCGACCTCGCCGAGGACGGCACGCTGACCTTCGCCATCGGCGACGCGACGGGGCACGGGGCCGAGGCCGGCGTGATGGTGACGGCGACGAAGATGTTCTTCGCCTGCCGCTCGGCCGACGACGACCTCCACGAGATCCTCAGCCACGCCTCGGGCCCGATGAAGCGGATCGGGCAGGGCCGGCTGTTCATGGCGCTCGCGCTCGGGCGGCTGCGCGGGGACACGCTCGAACTCGCCGGGGCCGGGATGCCGCACGCGCTCATTCACCGCGCCGCCACCAACACCGTCGAGTCGGTCCCGCTCAAAGGGATGCCCCTCGGCGGCTTCGCCGACTACCCATACACGACGCAGGCGCTCCGGCTCGACCCCGGCGACACCGTCGTGCTGATGAGCGACGGCTTCCCGGAGCTGTTCAACGACGCGGGCGAGATGCTCGGCTACGGCGAGGTCGAAGCCCACGTCCGGGCGGGGATCGCCGGCTCGGCCGACGCCCTCATCGCCCACCTCCGCCGCGTCATGGCCGACTGGAACGGCGGCCACCCCCTCCGCGACGACGTGACGTTCCTCGTATTGCAGATGAAGCCCGAGCTGGCTCCGTCAGATGCCGCCCGGCCGCTCCCGCGCCAGCTGAGCCACGTACCAGCCTGA
- a CDS encoding DUF2256 domain-containing protein — MAHRKPHLPTKVCPVCRRPFAWRKKWARDWDRVVYCSERCRRVKAPAVIGRPGPR; from the coding sequence ATGGCCCACCGTAAACCCCACCTCCCAACGAAGGTCTGTCCGGTCTGCAGGCGTCCGTTCGCGTGGCGGAAGAAGTGGGCGCGTGACTGGGACCGCGTCGTCTATTGCAGCGAGCGGTGCCGCCGCGTGAAAGCGCCGGCCGTGATCGGTAGGCCCGGCCCCCGATAG
- a CDS encoding SDR family oxidoreductase, with amino-acid sequence MSDTPNQYAMQDPRTQYPQPPFPRQPQDAPGTIEKMEPRPDHGEDSYRGFGRMTGRKALITGGDSGIGRATAIAYAREGAAVAINYLPSESDDAESLQELIEGEGGTLVRLPGDLTDEAFCTSLIDDAREALGGLDVLVINAGKQQFQESILDITTEQFDQTYKTNVYAMFWLAKAAIPKLPAGASIINVSSIQGYKPSANLLDYASTKWAIIGFTKALAKQMAERGIRVNAVAPGPFWTPLQPSGGQPQDNIEEFGSSVPLGRPGQPAEIAPTFVFLATQEAGYITGEVFGVTGGNPTM; translated from the coding sequence ATGTCCGACACGCCGAACCAGTACGCCATGCAGGACCCGCGGACGCAGTATCCGCAGCCCCCCTTTCCCCGTCAGCCGCAGGACGCCCCCGGCACGATCGAGAAGATGGAGCCCCGCCCCGACCACGGCGAGGACAGCTACCGCGGCTTCGGCCGGATGACGGGCCGCAAGGCGCTCATCACCGGCGGCGACTCCGGCATCGGCCGCGCCACCGCGATCGCGTATGCCCGCGAGGGCGCCGCCGTCGCCATCAACTACCTCCCGAGCGAGAGCGACGACGCCGAGTCGCTGCAAGAGCTGATCGAGGGCGAGGGCGGCACGCTCGTCCGCCTCCCCGGCGACCTCACCGACGAGGCGTTCTGCACCTCCCTCATCGACGACGCGCGCGAGGCCCTCGGCGGGCTCGACGTCCTCGTGATCAACGCCGGCAAGCAGCAGTTCCAAGAGAGCATTCTCGACATCACGACCGAGCAGTTCGACCAGACGTACAAGACCAACGTCTACGCGATGTTCTGGCTCGCGAAGGCCGCGATCCCGAAACTGCCCGCCGGTGCCTCCATCATCAATGTCTCGTCGATTCAGGGCTACAAGCCGTCGGCGAACCTGCTCGACTATGCCTCGACGAAGTGGGCAATCATCGGGTTCACGAAGGCGCTCGCCAAGCAGATGGCCGAGCGCGGGATCCGCGTCAACGCCGTCGCGCCCGGCCCGTTCTGGACACCGCTCCAGCCCTCCGGTGGCCAGCCACAGGACAACATCGAGGAGTTCGGGTCGAGTGTGCCGCTCGGGCGCCCCGGCCAGCCCGCCGAGATCGCGCCGACGTTCGTCTTCCTCGCCACGCAGGAGGCCGGCTACATCACCGGCGAAGTCTTCGGCGTCACCGGCGGCAACCCGACGATGTAG
- a CDS encoding CPBP family intramembrane glutamic endopeptidase: MPDSSPSPSSTPGPAWLDRLPLRPGRREYVALSRTATYSFLAALPLLVGYHVLILVANAGSGPVQVRVGAEVWITRLLAWFGATGMLALGVAVLVAGLVVFVAERKKDIPIRRRYFGWMVAESLVYAVVLAALVGYVVGVLFAVAPDVMAAQVGQPGRFMMLALSLGAGIYEELVFRVFLVGGLFAALHRLTPWTRGRAYVVAALVGALVFSAVHYIGPLGDPFALPSFTFRFLFGLALNAVFLVRGFGIAAWTHALYDVLVVTLVQ; this comes from the coding sequence ATGCCTGATTCCTCTCCCTCGCCTTCCAGCACGCCCGGCCCCGCGTGGCTCGACCGCCTCCCGCTGCGGCCCGGCCGGCGCGAGTACGTCGCCCTCTCGCGCACGGCGACGTACAGCTTCCTCGCTGCGCTCCCGCTCCTCGTCGGCTACCACGTGCTGATCCTCGTCGCGAACGCGGGCAGCGGGCCGGTGCAGGTCCGCGTCGGGGCCGAGGTGTGGATCACGCGGCTGCTGGCGTGGTTTGGCGCGACGGGGATGCTCGCGCTCGGCGTCGCCGTCCTCGTCGCGGGACTCGTCGTGTTCGTGGCGGAGCGGAAGAAGGACATCCCGATCCGGCGGCGGTATTTCGGGTGGATGGTGGCCGAGAGCCTCGTCTATGCCGTTGTGCTCGCGGCCCTCGTCGGCTACGTCGTGGGCGTGCTCTTCGCCGTGGCGCCCGACGTGATGGCGGCGCAGGTAGGACAGCCGGGGCGGTTCATGATGCTGGCACTCTCGCTCGGGGCCGGGATCTACGAGGAGCTGGTGTTCCGCGTCTTCCTCGTCGGCGGGCTGTTCGCTGCCCTCCACCGGCTGACGCCGTGGACGCGGGGCCGGGCGTACGTCGTCGCCGCGCTCGTCGGCGCGCTCGTGTTCAGCGCAGTCCACTACATCGGCCCACTCGGCGACCCGTTTGCGCTGCCGTCGTTCACGTTCCGGTTTCTCTTCGGGCTCGCGCTCAACGCCGTCTTCCTCGTCCGCGGCTTCGGCATCGCCGCGTGGACGCACGCGCTCTACGACGTGCTCGTCGTCACGCTCGTCCAATAG